In Lathyrus oleraceus cultivar Zhongwan6 chromosome 2, CAAS_Psat_ZW6_1.0, whole genome shotgun sequence, the DNA window CAGAATTCAACAGCAGAGAcaaaatggatattttggaaggagtctggTTCAACTGGTCGACGATCTTGAAGTtactcttcttgatcaatttgagGAATTCCTGACTTTCCTCAAAAGTGATGCTCTTCTTATGACCTTTAACTTGCTCATTTTCAATCATCGGCCTTTTACTTCTAGACACTTTAGATTTTGCAGCTTTGTTGGCAATAATGTTCGTCGGCCTTGGAACAGTCGTCATGTTCGGAGTGGCTGGTAAAGTTTCCTTTGTCTGTGGAGTAGGAGTAGGAATGACCTTCTCTTTGGGAAGGATAAATGTGGGTGATGGAGACACCCTAGGCGTGTACTTTGGAGagaatacacgaccactgcgaGTCATGCCTCCCGTTCCAGTGATGTTAACGATTTCGGTGTTAGGAATACGAATTTCTTTTCCACCCAGATATGTTGTTGTCTTATAGTTCCAAGGCACCGCCTTGGTATTCTGAAAGGAAACGGACTGGGGACACGGAAGTGAATCGGTTGAATCCTCTTGGGAGGAGCTTCGACCTTATTTTTCCTATACACAATAGTTATTGGTTCGATTACTGCAACTTCTTCTACTGCCCTGGTCTTGGAGAATTGTATCAACCCCTGATCCATCAGCTCTTGCACACAACCCCTTAACTTGTCGCAATTGTCTGGATCATACTAACATATTGGGCAATCATCATGTATACCTGCTAGAAACCCAAATTGTTCAAGCCTTTTCAACACAACTGACAGCGGAGTCTTTACATCGTCGACCCTTAGTACAGATTCTATTGTTTCTTCGTCGATCACGGTGTTGACTGTTGAACCTCCGTGATTAGGAAGTGGattcattttcatgttaggtTTTTCCTCGAAGAAAGACAGAACCTCTTGATCAATTAACTCTTGAATCCTCTTCTTGAGAGACCAACAATCCTCTGTGGAGTGTCCTATATACCCTGCGTGGAAGGCGCATGAGGCATTAAGATTATGATTACGATGAAAGGGAGGAGAGGCTGTTGGGAGTTCTTTTGGAACAATAGCCCCTACATGAATCAAATATGGCACCAGTTCAGCATACGACACTGGAATTTTATCAATCTGAGGGCGATTACCAAAACTATTCCTGTTATTCTGACCTCGACCTTGTCCTTTGTTGTCACGGTGGTATTGTTGATTCTGATTTTTCTGAGCAGGTGCTGGTTGTTGATTACTTTTCTATGGTTGATACTGACATGGCGGTTGTTGATATTGAGCAGCGGCGACATACGGATAAGGATAGTATGGCATAGGGGTCATCGGAAACTGATACTGGGGGTGGACACTTGTTGTCACAACATTTGTCTCCCCCTCTTTCTTTTTTGCGAAGCCCTCATGCGACCTCTTATTCGTTGCTTGAGGAGCGGTTGTATCTGTGATCTTCCTTGATTTCAGCCCATTTTCTACATGCTCACCGATAGTTACCATATATGCAAAGTTTGTAGACGAACTCACAATCATCTTCTCATAATACAACCCTTGGAGCGTACCCATGAAGATATCCACAAGTTCATTATATGAAAATACTTATCTGACCCTGGATGCCATCTCGCACCAAtgttgagcatactctttgaaggtTTCATTTGATCTCTACGCTTGATTTTGTAACTGCATCCTTGTCGGAGCTATGTCAAGattatacttgtactgtttcaGAAATGCCTCAGATAGGTCTCTCCAGGACCGGATCTTGGTGCGTTCCAAACCCATGTACCAGTCTAGAGAAGCTCCAGACAGACTGTGTTGGAAGCAATGGATCAGCAAGTCATCATTTTCGATGTAGGACGCCATCTTCCTGCAATACATTGTGATATGACTACGAGGGAACCTTAGACCTTTGTATTTCTGGAGGTCTGGCACCTAGAACTTTTATGGAAGCACCACATTTGGAACTGGGCAAAGATCTCGAGCATCGATACTAAAGGATGAGAAACCCTCAATAGCCTTTATTTTGTCATCTAACAGCTGATAATCCGCCGGCCTGGCCTGATCAACAGCGGGAAGAGCGACCTGACTGGCTGGTCGAGCGGTTTCTGGAGCTATTTCCTGAACAGGCACATTCTGTGAAGTAAACAACATTTGTTGTGGATAGGAGAAACCAGGAGG includes these proteins:
- the LOC127123047 gene encoding uncharacterized protein LOC127123047; protein product: MVTIGEHVENGLKSRKITDTTAPQATNKRSHEGFAKKKEGETNVVTTSVHPQYQFPMTPMPYYPYPYVAAAQYQQPPWAIVPKELPTASPPFHRNHNLNASCAFHAGYIGHSTEDCWSLKKRIQELIDQEVLSFFEEKPNMKMNPLPNHGGSTVNTVIDEETIESVLRVDDVKTPLSVVLKRLEQFGFLAGRSSSQEDSTDSLPCPQSVSFQNTKAVPWNYKTTTYLGGKEIRIPNTEIVNITGTGGMTRSGRVFSPKYTPRVSPSPTFILPKEKVIPTPTPQTKETLPATPNMTTVPRPTNIIANKAAKSKVSRSKRPMIENEQVKGHKKSITFEESQEFLKLIKKSNFKIVDQLNQTPSKISILSLLLNSDAHRKTLMTVLNTAHVMQDITIDQFDDVVSNITASRYLGFNEAELPPERNTHNKALHILVMCTNSLLYRVLGNTGSLLNVLPKATLSQLQFKGPEMRTNTLIV